A genomic region of Pelodiscus sinensis isolate JC-2024 chromosome 1, ASM4963464v1, whole genome shotgun sequence contains the following coding sequences:
- the C1H12orf57 gene encoding protein C10 produces the protein MAAPAPAAPGSLSAEQAKVALAEVIKAFGSPENAQRMEEARDNACNDMGKMLQFLLPVATQIQQDVIKAYGFSSDGEGVLKFARLIKSYESQDPEIANMSGKLKAMFLPPMTLPPHGAGTGGVPVS, from the exons ATGGCTGCCCCGGCCCCCGCCGCGCCGGGCTCGCTGAGCGCCGAGCAGGCCAAAG TGGCGCTGGCCGAGGTCATCAAGGCCTTCGGCTCCCCGGAGAACGCGCAGCGCATGGAGGAGGCCCGGGACAACGCCTGCAACGACATGGGCAAGATGCTGCAGTTCCTGCTGCCCGTGGCCACCCAGATCCAGCAGGACGTGATCAAAGCCTACGGCTTCAGCAGCGATGGGGAAG GTGTCCTGAAATTTGCCCGACTGATAAAATCTTATGAGTCCCAGGATCCTGAGATTGCAAACATGTCTGGGAAGCTAAAAGCCATGTTCCTGCCTCCAATGACACTGCCCCCACacggggctgggacagggggtgtgcCTGTCTCCTGA